GATAGCTTGTGAATGTAATTTAAGTacaaaaataacactaataataatatagaCACACATTTGTGTATATATCAGTGTGTTAAAAGTTGTCAGCTGCATGACCGGGAAAAGAAAAATGTTGTCAGCTGTTTATCCTAGGTTGCTGTAAAGATAAGTGATTGTTTGTAGTGAATTCTTTTGAATGTAACGAACAGATATGTAAATAGGTATGTATCTATGGTCTAGATTTTAATTACTGGTATTTGTTGATTTCGGAAGTTCTATTCCTGTGGTGGAATATTGTCTATATAATGAACTAGTTGTATTTCACCCGAAAGGGCACGACAAACTCCCTAGTTTATGACAATTAATCGAGAGAGGAGGCATTTGTATATGATTTGAATGGCCATGCTGAAGAATCGAATGGTCAATTTGTCTAGACTCTAAAACGACGTAAATAACTCTCAAGGGTAAACTCTGTAATAACTCTCAAGGGTAAACTCTGTATAGTATTTTGGAGTGTTTGAGAATGTTTTAGATAGTTCCAAAACGGTCTAGAATGTTCTAAAAAGTCATGAAATattctagaaaattctaaaagatTTTGGAATGTCATAGAGTAATCTAAAAGAATGTGGATGTATATAGATCTATAAGAATGtggatgtatatagaagtatgaaTAGTAGTATGGAATAATCTAAAAATATTTGGAGAAATGTGGTAGAATAGATATTTGTAATGAAGGTTCTAAATAATCAATTTGAactgttgattagatttaatcctaactgATGACTATAAATAGGGGTGAGAGTTAGGGTTTGGGTGTATGAGTCATTTGTAACAAATACTTGagtaataaagtatttttttcacAAAAGCTTCCTTTTTCTTGAGTTCTCTTGTAtttttagctttcttgctaaattTTAAGATTTATGCTAATTTGATCTTAACTTAAGAGGTTGAGTAAATCCAAATACAGACACAGTAACGTTGGAATGTGACAATACTCTCGTATATTAATGCATAACtaagaataaattaccatttgaaATCCATTAGGATACACTTAGCACACATCTTCCGTGAttataattgtcgttttattcttacaTTAGTACATTTGTTAGCGTTtatatctttcatgggtacaaatagtcatttattcgcataactaaatattaaaactaaattcaTAAATAACCAAATATAATACACTTGAATAGAATGCCTAccaattaaaattaccaaataaatataattattaaaagcaATTGACTACATAAGACCAGCACATGTTTGTTCCACCATTAAATATAAGGAGTTTCTCTTAAATTTATTCCTCATCAATTAACTTAAGATACAGGACCGCCTATTCCGAAGAAATATAATTGACAATTTGTAATTGCGACCAATAATACATATTAACAATTCGTCAACGGCATTACTCAAAATGCCGTGTTGTCCCAGAATACACTATTGATGGCCATGACAGAGTGAGGAGCTATATACAATTTCCTCTTAATTTTTAGGTTGGCACCAACCACCAAGTGTTCAAGAAAAAGcccttaataaataataatacaaattCAAGATGGTGTCCATTGAGGCAGTACTCTTCCATTAGCATTCCTACTGTTTATTCTATTTAGTGCTTCATTTTCTATATTGTCAAAATCTAGGTCCTCATCAAGACATCCATAGTAATTATCTTCCTCTTCAGAATGGTATATCTCAGCCTTTTTATTATTTCTCTGCACTGTCCTTTTCTTTGAGCGACCAGTACTTTTAGtcaactcatcatcatcctcaagaTTTCTATCTAGGCCTCCATTTGCATCTCGTCTCCTTTTTGCAGAATCAGCACTGCCATTGCTGCTTTTATCCAACTTGTAATACTCATTAATGGTATTTTCAATGGTTTTCAGTATCTGATCACCATAATTGCTTACCTTGGCCCTGTGTTAAACAGAAACATCTGTGAATGCCGACTCAGTTAACCAGTACATTTGATTAACTCGTAGAATGAACTTACTTGCTCATGCCATTGAGTTCAAGGAGTTCTTCCTTTGTTCTTGGTACTTTCTTGCTCATCAGCTGCAACAGAGAATTACTATATAACAGAAACAGCAGCTCATCAGATGCTTAGCATTCAGAGACAAAATTTCAATTGAATTAAACTATTCATAATCCATTACTGCACAAGATTAAATGAGCTCTATACAGAGAACTTGTATAACTAACCAGAATACGTGGTGAGCCAAGACATCGTCTCCAGCTTCACCAAGAATAGTTGCCCGCAGCAACCGCAGTGCTGAGTATAACTTTGCTGAAAGATTCTGAAATAAAGTTCTATCAAAGACAATTCAAGACAGATTAGAAAATTGAACAAAAAGAACCGTAAAGAAAACCCATTATATACCATGTCAACTTGAGTTTGGGGCTGAGCAGGAGTATCAATTTGATGACTATTTTGTTTTCCAGATGTCAGAGATCCTTTAGCTGGAGTGAACTCGAACTTCGCTAATTTTGATGCTTTTATGGACGATGGGAACCTACAACATTTCAGGATGCTATTAAGTAGGAATATAATACTGAGAAAGAGTGTGTTGTAGATGTTAAAAATGAGGCTAGAGAATGTTGAGACAAGAATTCAAAGTAACTTCAATGTATCAAGCTAACAATATCTGAGCGCTAACTGACAGATTCAATCAAGAAATAGCTTCATGAGATCGGCAAACCTCAGTATAATTCTCTGGCCCCCGAGCAACAGGTTGCGGACCTTGGGGTCATTTACCTGCAAAACAATTCAACCCATTGGACAGCTTACTATTATTTAAAGTCTAACTATGAAGGCTGCAACAACAGCTATAGAAGCACAACAAGCACATAAGAAActtctgaaaataaattgcaggattCAAACATAGACTATTTCTTTCAATACCTTCAATATTGATGATACTGATCcataaaaatcactttttttaACCTCCTCCACAAGAAAATCCTCTACAACAAGATGATGCAATACTCGAGAAGCCTCACCCTTAGCTAGATGCTTCCCAGCACTATGAAGGCTCAAAGTATCATGACGGTGTTTCTTGACCTGATTTTAACATTAAAAGTATATAACTAGAGGACATATTTAATGGCTAAATAGGGCAAGAAAATATTTGTAACAGTGAAGAGAGGAGAAATAAAACAAGTTATCTTAGTGGCATACCAACTGGCTTAAGGATCCACGATAGACTTctaatatatgtgatgatgagACCTTCTGCCCAGTTAGCTTAACCAGTTCAACCTAAAAAGAGGCAATCAAACGAACTGAGAAATAGTGAACTAAAGTCTCTATCTCAAATATTGGAAGTTTGAAACTAACATAATTCCTTAAACTGGAAGGATGAAAACAGTATATTTTATAGAAAGAAGATGCTTTCAAACCAATTGCTTTGCAATCTCGGTGACATCTTTCTCAATAAAACTTGTGTTCTTCAAACAATTATCACATGTTTTCTGACAAGTTGAAGAATCAAACTTCTCCCCAAAATGAGCAAGCTGCAGAAGACGCCTACAATCAACGTCATTTTCACAATAACTGACCTGAGACAGTTGAAGGAAAACATATtgtaaaatcaacaataaaaaggGTGACAATATAGCAACAGCCAATATAGAAACTTCAACCAGCCTTTTGTTATCCCATTTAAGAAAGAATTACCATTCGCAAAAGGTTTTCAGTGTTTGTTTCCAATATCCTTCCTGAATTTGTCATATTTGAGCGACTGTATCCATATGTCATTGAACTTTGCTCTATTGCTCCTTGACTTATCATATGCTTAACTCGaatctataaataaattatatacagCTAGATATCAGCAGTGAAAACACCAACAAAATGGGGAGATCTGGATATCAATTATTACTTATTTCAAATAACTTGCCACTAATATAAATTCTGAATGATCTTCCAATTCCATACAATTTACTATTCAATTATCTGATACTAACATAATCACTGTAGCTGTAATATAATATACAGGAAGAACGTAGACCATCTCTACCAGCTCGTCCACATTCCTTGAAGgataatgaaaagcaagaagacaTGTTAGCAAACAGAAACAGATTCAGAAACTAtgccaaaataatattttaattgtcTGCGCTATCTGCCATACCTGATGATAACCTTCAATAGATTTTGGAAGGGAATGATGGATTACGAAGCGAACATCAGGCTTGTTAATACCTGAAATTTTAACTTAAATTATGATTCTACTCAAGCAAATCAATGCAATAACTAGTATCTGAGAAGCATATTTTACCCATTCCAAATGCCACAGTAGCACAAATTATATTGATCTCATCTTTACTCCACTGCTTTTGAACAAAGGCACGTTGAGCAGGATCCATGTTACCATGATAAAATGCACACTTATGTCCAAACTCCTGGACAATAAACATAACTAGATAATGTATTTGCAACAATTCAACTAGATGTtgacttctagttttactttgttTATAGAAAATATAAAGCGAGCCCAATTATGGTTTATCATGTAGCCATAACATCATCATCCAGAAAGAATAATAAACAAACAATAAGCATGACAGAgaagaaaaatggaagagaagCAACAATACAGGTGCAGTCAGATGACCAACCTGCAACTTTTCAGCAACCTTTTCACAGTCCATTCGAGAAAGGCAATATATAATGCCACACTCATCAAAATGGTTTTCCCTAATGAATTTGTCAACGTCTTCCAAACACTTTTTGGTCTTGGGAAGGACAGAATACCTGCAACATTCAAAATGAGTAATGATTCATACTTTCAAAGTCTAGTAAGAAGTAGGTCTCCATTTGACAAACCTTAAGTTTGGGCGATTAAAACTCTGCCGGAAAATAATGCAGTTAACAAGTCCTAATGCTTGCACAACGTCCTCTTTGACACTAGCTGTTGCAGTAGCTGTTAAAGCTAAAACAGGAGTATTTGGGAATTTCTGTTTCAATATGCCAAGTCCCTGTGCAAGTCACAACATCGATTAAAATTTATATGATATATCATGCAACATCAATTTGAAAGGTAAAATTAGCTCCAACCTGATAATCTGGTCTAAAATCATGCCCCCATTGACTCACACAGTGAGCCTCATCAATTACAATTCTTGCAAGCAATTCTCGAGCATGTAAACTCTCCAGGTTTCGTAAAAGCACGTCACTTCTGCAGTCACATTAAAAACTAAAGAACTTCATCGAAAATCGAAAATGAAGAATATGCTTCTCAATTAAAAAGCAATATTTgcttatcaagaaaaaataaataaatttaagggGGTGGGAGAGCATAATGGCACTCACTTGGCAATCTTTTCTGGTGTTACATACAACAACTTATAATTACAATATTCGGAATTAAGTTCTCTAAAGATCTCTTGCTGTTCAGTCCATTCCATATTAGCACTTAAGTAAGCAGCGGATATATTTGCCTATATGGCAAGTAAAAAGGAGAATGTAAGCATATATCTATCAGAAAAGCACAATAAAAAAATGGAATACGTTAATAGAAAATTAGCAGCACCTGTAGTAGATGCATAATTTGATCTTGAATAAGGGACACAAGGGGAGAAATTACTAATGTTATACCAGGACAGATAAGAGCTGGCAGCTGCGAACAAGACCATCTAAAGTTGTAAGTTAATAAGAACAAAATGGAAGTATATAAAATAACGGAAATTCATATTGTATAGCATCACTTTGACTGAGCCATTTGACACAAGTGATATTGTATATTTGTCATACAATATGTTATAGACACTGtaccaaataaattaaattgtaattgaaaattataaaaagaatctATCATTAAAAGGTATCCGCAGTCTACTTGAAAAAGCCATAAGTCAAAAGGTCACTTGATAAATTGTAAGTACCTGATAGGTCAGACTTTTTCCTCCACCAGTGGGCATCAAAACAAAAACATCACATCCACTCATTGTGGCATTAATGATCTCTCTTTGATTGGGGCGGAATGAGTGATTTCcaaaaacttttttattattaacctgaacataaaaggaaaattataaTGATGATAGCTATAAAGGTATATGCAGTGGGAACAGGCAATGAAGCAGTTAAACACCTCCAACTGTTTTGTCCAAGGAAAATCCTTACTGCTCCAGCGCTTGTCTCCAGAACCTTCAATGTAATTTACTTCAATAATCTTTGGGATGAAAGCTTCCCTCGACACTGGACCTGATGACACGCCATATGTATCTGCACAAGAGAATGAAAGAGACTGGAACAATGACCCACATGTCCCATTACCCACATAATCCTGAGATTCATATGTCTTTGTTGCATTACTGTGGAGAGTCTGCTGAGGAGTTTCATATACAAATGATGTAGGTGCTGTGGATGCAAACAAATTTGACTTTTTCCTGTCCTCAAGATTATTGGAATGAATATATTTTTCAAGCTGCTGAATTTTCATATTCAGCTGTGACCTAGCatcagcaagtagaacaagttaCAAAAGATACAGGTTTTGAAAATTTTCCTTATGTTTGCATTATTGTATATTGAGAATGAAAATGTCATAAGCAGGAAATAATCCCAAGTGGGAGAGGAAGTCACACCTATCTTGCCGAAGCTTTGCCAACTGCAAAGAAGTAAGGTTGTCAACATTGTCAAGTAGTTCATTAGAAATAGCAATCAGATTATCCTTAAATTCCTGCAAATGACTTGTTGCTTCAGGACAAAGCCCTAACTGCATGGAACATTCAGGATTAGGCATAATGATCTGACAAATAAAAATGAGATACTCATTAAAGAACAAATTTCCAGTGGATACCTTGTAACCATGATTGCAATCTATACACAGTTCTGGTGGCAAACAGTTACCCCCCTCTCTAGCAAAATTATTTGTATCTGCAGTTGGTGTAATATGAGGGAATTTGGAAATTGGAGGTTTGGGTGTGGAAGATGACTGATAGTTCTCCACTATTTGATCAATATCAATGGTCTAAAAGACAAACATAGCAGCACATAAATGAAGTGAGAATTCAGCATCTATATGTTGGGGAACAGcaaagataaatttaattaatggaCTGAGGGGAAAACActgaaagaaaaggaaacaaTGCAGCAAGAACACCtacaaaagagaataaaatctgGACCACAAAACCATTAGAACTGTCTAACCTCCTAACTAGTTTCCACTTGGAAAGAAAAAATTGTATAGACTATATCAAATAAAATTCATTGGTAAAGTAGTTGACAGTTAAAGTAACTCAAATTGAATCTTTACATGTAATTAATAACATTAGTAAGACATTCAATATTGTAGTTGTTTCCTTCTACCAAGTTAAAATCAATCCTGTCAAtagccaaaaataaaaaataaaaatcaaccaTGTCAAAACACAATGGTATTTCATACTGTTAGACATACAAGCtttgttataaaataataataattaaacttgTTTAGATCAACTAGACTGGCTTACTATATTACCTCAAGTATGTCATCATCATCAATGTCAACAACCATGCCTGTTGATGCCTCGTTGATTTGGCCAGCATGCTTGATATGCTTGTTCACTGAACTGTCCAAAACTTGTGAATTATGATTAGTAACAATTGGAGTTGTGGTAACATCAGGAGGCTTAAGCTTATCGTTCTCATGGGTCCTTTGTAAGGGGTTCATTCGCCTGTCTTCATGGTGCCGAGGAGTAACTTGAACAGTTTTTCCAGGTTGGGGATAGCTCCTGCTAGAATTCTGGAGACTTGAAAGAGCAAGCCAAGCCTGTCAAGATTTGTTTGAACTGATGTCACTGCTGAATTATATAAATATCAGATGCAAAAACTGTATATGGGTTCTAAGTCTAAACAAAAGATAGTCAAATCCAGGTTCAGTCCGAGTAATCTGAAAGGACTGCTAAGGTTATCATAGCATTCATTACAATTATACCTTCTCAACTTGTGCCCTCTGTGAAGTCTGAATATTTGGATTCTGATTGATTACAAACCTGAAAGAATTAAAAGGTGTTAGAGACCAAGTTGAAAGTGTAGTCAAATTTGGACGTCAGACCAGTGATCTACCAAGTTCCATAGTAATAGGAATGTTACAGCTGATGAAAGAAACAGGGAAATATTCACCAAACTATGTCTGTGTTGATTAAGAAGTGGATGAAAAACAACTTGTACCAAGATAATAACTCTGAACTGAAGCAAATGAAATGATAGACAGACAGACAAAAATGCTTATCTTGCAATTTcgaccccctctctctctctctccaagaAGAACTGTATATTCACATTCACATAAGATATAATGAAGCCTCCGTTCCTAATTATTGTAGGTAAAATCCTACGATCCGTTCTCTAAGAACTAGAAATTACATCAAGTTATTATATTTGTACCAAAATAAGATGGAAAATGTCTCTTGCAACAAGAGGATTACCTCCCATCCGTTGGTTCTCCATTTTGAGGCTTCTGTGTTGGCAAAGAGAATAGGAAATTGGAGCTCAAGAACTTGAGCTGGCAGGAAAAGTTTTGATGTGCTTCGGCATGTTGCGACCAATTGACACTTGGCCTTTTACCTTGACAATGAAGACCACCCGCAGAATTTGATTGGCTGTGAATGTTTTAAACTCAAGCATTGTTAATGACTAACTACAAAATGATGAATCAAGCATATTGAAAGGGTGAGAAAAGTAAGTAGAAATTACAATTGCTTCATTTGAGTTATAGAACACATTCTGTTGGTAGTTTGTTGAGCGTCCATTGGAACATCATTAGAACTGGAAACGGAGAGCACGAAGCTGAAATGACATAAACACAAATAACAGAGGATAATGTCATTGCAGTAGAAACACCATTCTGTATTGAAAAGATAAAGTGTAGTAATGCAGGTTTGGGCGAGTGGAAtatgaaaaccctagaaatgaacagagagaagagagagagattgAGAAGAGAAATTAACCGAATGCAAGCGGGGAAGTGATGAAGCTGAGCTCAAGTGATGTTTGTGAGACGAATGAAGAGATGAGATCGGCGAATCCCAGCGGCAACAGCCACAGGCGGCGGAAAAGGGAAAGGGAGAAAGAGATCGCGCTGCTCGAATTGTAGCCCGCCGGTTCAGCGTTGGCGGGATTTTctatttcattatttttaaaacatCCATTTGTACTAGTAGAAAAGCACATCCATAATTCATTtcaatataaatacacatttattttaaaaacaaaacatacctatttattcttatttttatgtgtatcattttaatacaaaatatatttatctttAGGATTAAGTACAATTTTAGTCTCTAAGGTAGCGTTTATTTGTAGAGACACGACAGAACAGGACACTGAGACAAAGACAATAGGACAGAGAcattaaaaattatgttttgtgtatcgtgtttggatacgatggataggacactaatgtaatgtccagtattatgtttggatacacatggacaagactaaaatattatataaaatgactaaaatagccatatgattccaaattttttagtataaactaatttaataaataatgagaGTACGTAATAAGAGTACAGACAGTgggaacttgaaaaaaatatttgaagcagtaaaaaattttaataaaaaattatataatagtatttatattaaaataaaatttataaatataattattttttaaaatttattattaatatgtaggaatacatatggttaatattaacaaaaaaaatctaagtttgattaataaaaaatttcatttaggttaataagccaaattaattttaaatacaaaatcaattttaaaaaaagaatccatttttaaatggaaaaaaattaatttttgcacataaaaatctatttttatttagaaaattaattttttttatctaaaattttatttttcttttcaaaaaattaatttttctttaaattatataaaatcaattacaatttataaattattttttagcattttaaaatatcaattttacctttataatatttatcttttaaaagtctCCATTCTAattgtttttgttattatttttattacaaatcaaataatataatataaggttaaaatgATGTTGAAgtaagaatgataaaaaaaaagaaattatccagttcaataaaaaattttataaaaaggagagagtacttgagaaaaaaagagaaagaaaaagaacgtagagatagaaaaagagcatggagtaaaaaaaatactttctGAGAACaacgaaaaataggaaaaataagaaggggtaacagtggaataataaaaaatagcaccatggacaaaaa
The sequence above is drawn from the Arachis hypogaea cultivar Tifrunner chromosome 4, arahy.Tifrunner.gnm2.J5K5, whole genome shotgun sequence genome and encodes:
- the LOC112795724 gene encoding ATP-dependent DNA helicase Q-like 4A isoform X2; protein product: MDAQQTTNRMCSITQMKQFQSNSAGGLHCQGKRPSVNWSQHAEAHQNFSCQLKFLSSNFLFSLPTQKPQNGEPTDGRFVINQNPNIQTSQRAQVEKAWLALSSLQNSSRSYPQPGKTVQVTPRHHEDRRMNPLQRTHENDKLKPPDVTTTPIVTNHNSQVLDSSVNKHIKHAGQINEASTGMVVDIDDDDILETIDIDQIVENYQSSSTPKPPISKFPHITPTADTNNFAREGGNCLPPELCIDCNHGYKLGLCPEATSHLQEFKDNLIAISNELLDNVDNLTSLQLAKLRQDRSQLNMKIQQLEKYIHSNNLEDRKKSNLFASTAPTSFVYETPQQTLHNTYGVSSGPVSREAFIPKIIEVNYIEGSGDKRWSSKDFPWTKQLEVNNKKVFGNHSFRPNQREIINATMSGCDVFVLMPTGGGKSLTYQLPALICPGITLVISPLVSLIQDQIMHLLQANISAAYLSANMEWTEQQEIFRELNSEYCNYKLLYVTPEKIAKSDVLLRNLESLHARELLARIVIDEAHCVSQWGHDFRPDYQGLGILKQKFPNTPVLALTATATASVKEDVVQALGLVNCIIFRQSFNRPNLRYSVLPKTKKCLEDVDKFIRENHFDECGIIYCLSRMDCEKVAEKLQEFGHKCAFYHGNMDPAQRAFVQKQWSKDEINIICATVAFGMGINKPDVRFVIHHSLPKSIEGYHQECGRAGRDGLRSSCILYYSYSDYIRVKHMISQGAIEQSSMTYGYSRSNMTNSGRILETNTENLLRMVSYCENDVDCRRLLQLAHFGEKFDSSTCQKTCDNCLKNTSFIEKDVTEIAKQLVELVKLTGQKVSSSHILEVYRGSLSQLVKKHRHDTLSLHSAGKHLAKGEASRVLHHLVVEDFLVEEVKKSDFYGSVSSILKVNDPKVRNLLLGGQRIILRFPSSIKASKLAKFEFTPAKGSLTSGKQNSHQIDTPAQPQTQVDMNLSAKLYSALRLLRATILGEAGDDVLAHHVFCNSLLQLMSKKVPRTKEELLELNGMSKAKVSNYGDQILKTIENTINEYYKLDKSSNGSADSAKRRRDANGGLDRNLEDDDELTKSTGRSKKRTVQRNNKKAEIYHSEEEDNYYGCLDEDLDFDNIENEALNRINSRNANGRVLPQWTPS
- the LOC112795724 gene encoding ATP-dependent DNA helicase Q-like 4A isoform X1, encoding MDAQQTTNRMCSITQMKQFQSNSAGGLHCQGKRPSVNWSQHAEAHQNFSCQLKFLSSNFLFSLPTQKPQNGEPTDGRFVINQNPNIQTSQRAQVEKAWLALSSLQNSSRSYPQPGKTVQVTPRHHEDRRMNPLQRTHENDKLKPPDVTTTPIVTNHNSQVLDSSVNKHIKHAGQINEASTGMVVDIDDDDILETIDIDQIVENYQSSSTPKPPISKFPHITPTADTNNFAREGGNCLPPELCIDCNHGYKLGLCPEATSHLQEFKDNLIAISNELLDNVDNLTSLQLAKLRQDRSQLNMKIQQLEKYIHSNNLEDRKKSNLFASTAPTSFVYETPQQTLHSNATKTYESQDYVGNGTCGSLFQSLSFSCADTYGVSSGPVSREAFIPKIIEVNYIEGSGDKRWSSKDFPWTKQLEVNNKKVFGNHSFRPNQREIINATMSGCDVFVLMPTGGGKSLTYQLPALICPGITLVISPLVSLIQDQIMHLLQANISAAYLSANMEWTEQQEIFRELNSEYCNYKLLYVTPEKIAKSDVLLRNLESLHARELLARIVIDEAHCVSQWGHDFRPDYQGLGILKQKFPNTPVLALTATATASVKEDVVQALGLVNCIIFRQSFNRPNLRYSVLPKTKKCLEDVDKFIRENHFDECGIIYCLSRMDCEKVAEKLQEFGHKCAFYHGNMDPAQRAFVQKQWSKDEINIICATVAFGMGINKPDVRFVIHHSLPKSIEGYHQECGRAGRDGLRSSCILYYSYSDYIRVKHMISQGAIEQSSMTYGYSRSNMTNSGRILETNTENLLRMVSYCENDVDCRRLLQLAHFGEKFDSSTCQKTCDNCLKNTSFIEKDVTEIAKQLVELVKLTGQKVSSSHILEVYRGSLSQLVKKHRHDTLSLHSAGKHLAKGEASRVLHHLVVEDFLVEEVKKSDFYGSVSSILKVNDPKVRNLLLGGQRIILRFPSSIKASKLAKFEFTPAKGSLTSGKQNSHQIDTPAQPQTQVDMNLSAKLYSALRLLRATILGEAGDDVLAHHVFCNSLLQLMSKKVPRTKEELLELNGMSKAKVSNYGDQILKTIENTINEYYKLDKSSNGSADSAKRRRDANGGLDRNLEDDDELTKSTGRSKKRTVQRNNKKAEIYHSEEEDNYYGCLDEDLDFDNIENEALNRINSRNANGRVLPQWTPS
- the LOC112795724 gene encoding ATP-dependent DNA helicase Q-like 4A isoform X3, which encodes MDAQQTTNRMCSITQMKQFQSNSAGGLHCQGKRPSVNWSQHAEAHQNFSCQLKFLSSNFLFSLPTQKPQNGEPTDGRFVINQNPNIQTSQRAQVEKAWLALSSLQNSSRSYPQPGKTVQVTPRHHEDRRMNPLQRTHENDKLKPPDVTTTPIVTNHNSQVLDSSVNKHIKHAGQINEASTGMVVDIDDDDILETIDIDQIVENYQSSSTPKPPISKFPHITPTADTNNFAREGGNCLPPELCIDCNHGYKLGLCPEATSHLQEFKDNLIAISNELLDNVDNLTSLQLAKLRQDRSQLNMKIQQLEKYIHSNNLEDRKKSNLFASTAPTSFVYETPQQTLHSNATKTYESQDYVGNGTCGSLFQSLSFSCADTYGVSSGPVSREAFIPKIIEVNYIEGSGDKRWSSKDFPWTKQLEVNNKKVFGNHSFRPNQREIINATMSGCDVFVLMPTGGGKSLTYQLPALICPGITLVISPLVSLIQDQIMHLLQANISAAYLSANMEWTEQQEIFRELNSEYCNYKLLYVTPEKIAKSDVLLRNLESLHARELLARIVIDEAHCVSQWGHDFRPDYQGLGILKQKFPNTPVLALTATATASVKEDVVQALGLVNCIIFRQSFNRPNLRYSVLPKTKKCLEDVDKFIRENHFDECGIIYCLSRMDCEKVAEKLQEFGHKCAFYHGNMDPAQRAFVQKQWSKDEINIICATVAFGMGINKPDVRFVIHHSLPKSIEGYHQECGRAGRDGLRSSCILYYSYSDYIRVKHMISQGAIEQSSMTYGYSRSNMTNSGRILETNTENLLRMVSYCENDVDCRRLLQLAHFGEKFDSSTCQKTCDNCLKNTSFIEKDVTEIAKQLVELVKLTGQKVSSSHILEVYRGSLSQLVKKHRHDTLSLHSAGKHLAKGEASRVLHHLVVEDFLVEEVKKSDFYGSVSSILKVNDPKVRNLLLGGQRIILRFADLMKLFLD